Genomic DNA from Thermobifida alba:
TGACCCGGGCCTCCGGGAAGAGTGATCCAAATCTTCCAATGTCCATTGTCATGGTTTACGCTCAAACATTACCAACAGCCATTGGTTCAATAGCCAACGATGAGAGGTAGTGCTATGGGCTCCACGGCAGCGCCCGCAGCGCCCCACGTGCGGATCGCGATCATCGGATCGGGATTCGGCGGGATCGGGCTGGGCGTCCGCCTCCGCCAGGCGGGCCAGACCGACTTCGTCATCCTGGAACGCGCCGGCGACGTCGGTGGAACCTGGCGTGACAACACCTATCCCGGATGCGCCTGCGACGTCCCCTCCCACCTGTACTCGTTCTCCTTCGCCCCCAACCCGCACTGGCCGCGCAGCTTCTCCGGGCAGCCGCACATCCGCGCCTACCTGGAGGACGTGACCGACCGGTTCGGGCTGCGCCCCCACATCCGCACCGGACACGAAGTGCTCCAGGCCCGCTGGGACGCCCACCGCCTGCGCTGGACGGTCCACACCAGCGGCACCACCCTCACCTGCGACGTCCTGGTCAGCGCCGCCGGAGCCCTCGCCGACCCCACCATCCCCGACCTGCCCGGCCTGGACGGCTTCCCCGGCGAGGTGTTCCACTCCAGCCGCTGGAACCACGACTACGACCTCACCGGACAACGCGTGGCGGTCGTCGGCACCGGCGCCTCGGCCATCCAGATCATCCCCGCCATCCAACCCGCGGTGGAGCGCCTCGTCGTCTTCCAACGCACCCCCGCCTGGGTGATGCCGCGCGCCGACCGCGCCATCACCGGACTGGAGCGGTGGCTGTTCCGCACCGTCCCGGCGGTCCAGAAACTCGCCCGCGCAGGCGTCTACCTCACCCGCGAGTCCACCGTCGGCGCGTTCGTGCGC
This window encodes:
- a CDS encoding flavin-containing monooxygenase, producing the protein MGSTAAPAAPHVRIAIIGSGFGGIGLGVRLRQAGQTDFVILERAGDVGGTWRDNTYPGCACDVPSHLYSFSFAPNPHWPRSFSGQPHIRAYLEDVTDRFGLRPHIRTGHEVLQARWDAHRLRWTVHTSGTTLTCDVLVSAAGALADPTIPDLPGLDGFPGEVFHSSRWNHDYDLTGQRVAVVGTGASAIQIIPAIQPAVERLVVFQRTPAWVMPRADRAITGLERWLFRTVPAVQKLARAGVYLTRESTVGAFVRHPALLRAATVVARAHLRRAVRDPDLRAKLTPDYVMGCKRILLSNDYYPALTRPNVDVVASGLAEVRGTTLVASDGTRRDADAIVFATGFHVTDLPIATRIHDAAGRSLADAWKDGMSALRGTTVAGFPNLFLIVGPNTGLGHTSMIYMIESQVNYIMDALRHLDSARIAALEPRREAQDAWNDRVQARMRRTVWALGGCASWYLDSRGRNTTLWPGSTLSFRSATRRIDLTEYTTVPARTPDSLPATTAPEAVR